One window of the Asticcacaulis sp. SL142 genome contains the following:
- a CDS encoding GDP-mannose 4,6-dehydratase: MEKRLLITGVSGFAGRYLAPLMVDSGYRVFGTVHSDAELKQDGVEVSYQVDLRDFNALRHAIQSIKPTHVVHLAAISFVAHENINEIYETNIVGSRNLLKSLDTLEVKPDAILLTSSANVYGISSQSVFSEIDEVNPANDYAVSKLAMEYMSRQFLERLNIIIARPFNYTGRGQSENFLIPKIVNHFKKGADFIELGNTDVSRDFSDVRTVVEYMKRLIETPACIANIYNICSGAPHSLDHIIKTCEKITGRNVSVRVNPSFVRRNEIKTLSGNPQKLINSVGFVNKHPIEETLAWMLNV; the protein is encoded by the coding sequence ATGGAGAAGAGACTTCTGATTACCGGCGTAAGTGGTTTTGCAGGCAGGTATTTAGCGCCGCTTATGGTTGACTCTGGCTATAGAGTGTTTGGAACCGTTCATAGTGATGCCGAGCTAAAACAGGATGGAGTCGAGGTTTCTTATCAGGTTGATCTTCGGGATTTTAATGCGCTTAGACATGCCATTCAGTCTATAAAGCCGACTCATGTTGTGCACTTAGCAGCAATATCTTTTGTCGCGCATGAAAATATTAATGAGATTTATGAGACTAATATTGTCGGGTCCAGAAATCTGCTGAAATCACTTGATACGCTTGAGGTTAAGCCTGATGCAATCTTGTTGACTAGTTCTGCAAATGTTTATGGAATATCATCACAATCTGTTTTTTCGGAGATAGACGAAGTAAATCCTGCTAATGATTATGCCGTTAGTAAGTTGGCGATGGAGTATATGTCCAGGCAATTTTTGGAGCGTCTAAATATCATAATAGCGCGGCCATTTAATTATACAGGCCGAGGACAGTCTGAAAATTTCTTAATACCTAAAATTGTAAATCATTTTAAAAAAGGTGCTGATTTTATAGAATTGGGAAATACGGACGTATCGCGTGATTTTTCTGATGTCCGCACAGTTGTTGAATATATGAAGCGTCTTATTGAGACTCCGGCCTGTATCGCGAATATATACAATATATGTTCTGGAGCTCCTCATAGTCTGGATCATATAATTAAGACATGTGAAAAAATTACAGGCAGGAATGTTTCTGTTAGGGTTAACCCCAGCTTTGTAAGAAGAAATGAAATAAAAACCTTGTCAGGTAATCCGCAAAAATTAATTAATTCTGTTGGGTTTGTAAACAAACACCCTATTGAAGAGACTTTGGCATGGATGTTGAATGTTTAA
- the gmd gene encoding GDP-mannose 4,6-dehydratase, protein MSKVAIVTGVGGQDGAYLAELLLEKGYTVYGTYRRTSSVNFWRIEEVGIEKHPNLHLVEHDLTDLSSSIRLIERTQPLEIYNLAAQSFVGVSFDQPITTAEITGIGPVNILEAIRIVNPKIRFYQASTSEMFGLVQAVPQKEDTPFYPRSPYGAAKLYAHWMTVNYRESFGIFGSSGILFNHESPLRGREFVTRKITDSMAKIKLGQMDVLELGNLDAKRDWGFAKEYVEGMWRMLQADEPDTYVLATNRTVAVRDFVSLAAKAAGFELEFKGKEESEVGVDANSGKEIVRINPKFYRPAEVDLLIGDASKAKTKLGWEARTTLEDLCALMVEADIRRNIQGFSF, encoded by the coding sequence ATGTCTAAAGTTGCTATCGTAACGGGTGTCGGAGGGCAAGACGGTGCGTATCTGGCGGAATTATTGCTCGAAAAGGGCTATACCGTTTATGGCACTTACCGCCGTACCAGTTCGGTGAATTTCTGGCGTATTGAAGAGGTCGGCATTGAAAAACACCCCAACCTACATTTGGTCGAGCATGATCTCACCGACCTTTCATCAAGTATTCGTCTAATAGAGAGAACCCAGCCTTTAGAAATATACAACCTGGCGGCTCAGAGCTTTGTCGGTGTGTCCTTCGATCAGCCAATTACAACGGCCGAGATTACGGGTATTGGGCCCGTTAATATTTTGGAGGCCATCCGAATCGTAAACCCGAAAATCCGTTTCTATCAAGCGAGTACTTCGGAAATGTTCGGTTTGGTGCAGGCTGTCCCGCAAAAAGAAGATACCCCGTTTTACCCCCGCAGCCCCTATGGAGCGGCAAAGCTCTATGCACACTGGATGACAGTAAACTACAGAGAGAGCTTTGGAATATTCGGTAGCAGCGGGATCCTATTCAATCACGAGTCGCCGTTACGCGGGCGTGAATTTGTGACCCGCAAAATTACTGATAGTATGGCAAAGATTAAACTGGGTCAGATGGATGTACTTGAGCTTGGGAACCTGGACGCTAAGCGTGACTGGGGTTTTGCGAAAGAGTATGTTGAGGGCATGTGGCGCATGCTTCAGGCAGATGAGCCTGATACATATGTCCTGGCTACTAACCGAACTGTGGCAGTCCGGGATTTTGTTTCGCTCGCCGCAAAAGCTGCCGGTTTTGAACTTGAGTTTAAGGGCAAGGAGGAAAGCGAAGTCGGAGTGGATGCTAATTCCGGGAAAGAAATTGTTCGTATAAATCCTAAATTCTACCGTCCTGCCGAAGTTGATTTGCTTATTGGAGATGCGTCTAAAGCTAAAACCAAATTGGGTTGGGAAGCGAGAACCACTTTGGAAGATTTATGTGCACTAATGGTTGAGGCCGATATTCGGCGTAATATTCAAGGGTTTTCATTTTAA